In Zalophus californianus isolate mZalCal1 chromosome 17, mZalCal1.pri.v2, whole genome shotgun sequence, one DNA window encodes the following:
- the SULT2B1 gene encoding sulfotransferase 2B1: MDGPAEPRIPALWDTHENISELSQKLSGEYFRYKGIPFPVGIYSPESIRMVENADVQDDDIFIITYPKSGTNWMIEILSLILKDGDPSWIHSVPIWKRAPWCETVMGAFSLSDQPSPRLMSSHLPIQLFTKAFFNSKAKVIYMGRNPRDVVVSLYHYSKIAGQLKDPGTPDQFLQNFLEGEVQFGSWFDHIKGWIRMQGKENFLFITYEELQQDLHGSVQRICQFLGRPLGEEALGSVVAHSAFGAMKANAMSNYTLLPPSLLDQRHGAFLRKGVCGDWKNHFTVAQSEAFDRVYREQMRGLPTFPWDVPEDASPDPDPSPSPPEASEPPNP; encoded by the exons ATGGACGGGCCCGCGGAGCCTCGGATCCCGGCGCTGTGGGACACGCATGAAAACATCTCGGAACTCAG CCAGAAGTTGTCAGGCGAATACTTCAGGTACAAGGGCATCCCTTTCCCTGTCGGCATCTACTCACCCGAGAGCATCCGCATGGTAGAGAACGCTGATGTGCAGGACGACGACATCTTCATCATCACCTACCCCAAGTCAG GCACCAACTGGATGATTGAGATCCTCAGCTTAATCCTAAAGGACGGGGACCCATCCTGGATCCACTCGGTGCCCATCTGGAAGCGGGCACCCTGGTGTGAGACCGTCATGGGTGCCTTCAGCCTCTCGGACCAGCCCAGCCCCCGCCTCATGAGTTCCCACCTCCCCATCCAGCTCTTCACCAAAGCCTTCTTCAACTCCAAGGCCAAG GTGATCTACATGGGCCGGAACCCCCGGGACGTGGTGGTCTCGCTCTACCATTACTCCAAGATTGCTGGGCAGTTGAAGGACCCCGGCACACCTGACCAGTTCCTGCAGAACTTTCTCGAAGGCGAAG TGCAGTTTGGCTCCTGGTTCGACCACATTAAGGGCTGGATTCGGATGCAGGGCAAAGAGAATTTCCTGTTTATCACCTATGAGGAGCTGCAGCAG GATCTCCATGGCTCCGTGCAGCGCATCTGCCAATTCCTGGGTCGGCCGCTTGGTGAGGAGGCGCTGGGCTCCGTGGTGGCGCACTCAGCTTTCGGCGCTATGAAGGCCAACGCCATGTCCAACTACACGCTGCTGCCCCCCAGCCTGCTGGACCAGCGCCACGGGGCCTTCCTCCGGAAAG gcGTGTGCGGTGACTGGAAGAACCACTTCACGGTGGCGCAGAGCGAAGCCTTCGACCGTGTCTACCGCGAGCAGATGCGGGGGCTGCCCACCTTCCCCTGGGACGTCCCCGAGGACGCCAGCCCGGACCCCgatcccagccccagcccccccgAGGCCTCCGAGCCCCCCAATCCGTGA
- the FAM83E gene encoding protein FAM83E, with protein MAASQLAALEGEELGATGLPLTEASPGFLYSEGQRLALEALLSKGAEAFEACVQREGLRPFLSGEELRSLAAAAEDWTTSKQPPSRAAEGAPATIWDSGSSLTYWPGRSDELAPTLRLGWPEVPTWKGITRAQLYTQPPDEGHPPLKELVRQEIQAACKLVAVVMDIFTDPDLLLDLVDAATHRWVPVYLLLDYQQLPAFLTLAQRLRVNPWATENLDIRVVRGCSFQSRWRRQVSGNVREKFVLLDGHRVISGSYSFTWSDSRLHRGLVTLLTGEIADAFSREFRTLYAASWPLPSAPTWGPFVSTVGGLQLAHNPHRVARRRSVAPMSPPPPDGPLARRLAACRVFEGDRQETPAAPGPALSDILRSVQRARTPSGPPARPSRSLWDLSRLSQLSGSSDSDSEPKKSWGSKDTPAKALMRQRGTGGAPRGETEPRPLSRSQPWGSPLPLLPARHLRYLSPTRRRFGEDAASKLLEPRGFQQPDRAAWAGLKGRP; from the exons atggcagcctcccagctgGCAGCGCTGGAAGGAGAAGAGTTGGGGGCCACGGGGCTGCCCTTGACCGAGGCCAGCCCTGGCTTCCTGTATTCCGAGGGCCAGCGGCTGGCGCTGGAGGCTCTGCTGAGCAAGGGCGCCGAGGCGTTCGAGGCCTGCGTGCAGCGCGAGGGCCTGCGGCCCTTTCTGAGCGGGGAAGAGCTCCGGAGCCTGGCGGCGGCGGCTGAGGACTGGACCACATCCAAGCAGCCGCCCAGCAGGGCAGCAGAGGGAGCCCCTGCCACCATTTGGGACTCGGGCAGCAGCCTGACTTACTGGCCCGGACGGTCAGACGAGCTGGCGCCCACGCTGCGGCTGGGCTGGCCAGAGGTCCCAACCTGGAAGGGAATCACCCGGGCGCAGCTGTACACCCAGCCACCCGACGAGGGCCACCCGCCCCTCAAGGAGCTGGTGCGCCAGGAAATCCAGGCTGCCTGCAAG ctagTGGCCGTGGTCATGGACATCTTCACTGACCCAGACCTGCTTTTGGACCTGGTAGACGCCGCGACCCACCGCTGGGTGCCTGTCTACCTGCTCCTGGACTACCAGCAGCTGCCTGCCTTCCTGACGCTGGCCCAGCGGCTGCGGGTGAACCCCTGGGCCACTGAG AACCTAGATATCCGTGTTGTGCGGGGCTGCAGTTTCCAGAGCCGATGGCGACGGCAGGTGAGCGGCAACGTGCGGGAGAAGTTTGTGCTGCTGGATGGCCATAGGGTCATCTCTGGATCCTACAG CTTCACGTGGAGCGACTCTCGCCTGCACCGCGGTCTGGTGACCCTGCTGACCGGCGAGATTGCCGATGCCTTCAGCCGAGAGTTCCGGACACTGTACGCGGCCTCCTGGCCACTCCCGTCTGCGCCCACCTGGGGCCCCTTCGTCAGCACCGTGGGGGGGCTGCAGCTGGCTCACAACCCCCACCGTGTGGCCCGCCGCCGCTCTGTGGCCCCCATGTCACCGCCGCCACCCGACGGCCCCCTGGCCCGACGCTTGGCTGCCTGCCGGGTCTTTGAGGGGGACAGGCAGGAGACCCCGGCCGCCCCAGGGCCGGCACTGAGCGACATCCTGAGGAGTGTCCAGCGCGCCCGGACCCCCAGCGGCCCCCCGGCCCGGCCCAGCCGCTCCCTGTGGGACCTGAGCCGCCTGTCCCAGCTGTCCGGCTCCAGCGACAGTGACAGTGAG CCCAAGAAGTCCTGGGGCTCCAAGGACACCCCAGCCAAGGCCCTGATGAGGCAACGGGGCACCGGAGGGGCCCCCAGGGGTGAGACAGAACCTCGTCCTCTGAGCCGGTCCCAGCCCTGgggcagccccctgcccctcctccctgcacgcCACCTCCGCTATCTGTCCCCGACCAGAAGGAGGTTTGGTGAAGATGCTGCCTCCAAACTCCTGGAACCCCGAGGCTTCCAGCAGCCAGATCGGGCCGCCTGGGCAGGACTCAAGGGGCGACCGTGA
- the SPACA4 gene encoding sperm acrosome membrane-associated protein 4 — MVLGWLLLLVTALPPGAMGAKDCVFCELTDSKQCPGIHMSCGNDEDCFTGHGVAPGLSPVLNKGCVVSTSCGHEEPVTYMGVTYTLTSICCYGHMCNGAPNPVGGRMEGVVAGLALGVLQLVPYLL; from the coding sequence ATGGTCCTCGGCTGGCTGTTGCTTCTGGTAACGGCTCTGCCCCCGGGCGCCATGGGCGCCAAGGACTGCGTGTTCTGTGAGCTGACCGACTCCAAGCAGTGCCCGGGCATCCACATGAGCTGTGGCAACGATGAGGATTGCTTCACGGGCCACGGGGTGGCCCCGGGCCTCAGCCCTGTCCTCAACAAAGGCTGCGTGGTGTCCACATCCTGCGGCCACGAGGAGCCGGTCACCTACATGGGCGTCACCTACACGCTCACCTCCATCTGCTGCTACGGCCACATGTGTAACGGGGCCCCCAATCCTGTGGGCGGCCGGATGGAAGGGGTCGTCGCCGGCCTGGCGCTGGGCGTGCTGCAGCTGGTCCCGTATCTGCTGTGA
- the RPL18 gene encoding 60S ribosomal protein L18 → MGVDIRHNKDRKVRRKEPKSQDIYLRLLVKLYRFLARRTNSTFNQVVLKRLFMSRTNRPPLSLSRMIRKMKLPGRENKTAVVVGTITDDVRVQEVPKLKVCALRVSSRARSRILKAGGKILTFDQLALDSPKGCGTVLLSGPRKGREVYRHFGKAPGTPHSHTKPYVRSKGRKFERARGRRASRGYKN, encoded by the exons ATG GGAGTCGACATCCGCCACAACAAGGACCGAAAGGTTCGGCGCAAGGAGCCCAAGAGCCAGGACATCTACCTGAGACTGCTGGTCAAG ctgTACAGGTTTCTGGCCAGACGAACCAACTCTACCTTTAACCAAGTCGTGTTGAAGAGGTTGTTCATGAGTCGCACCAACCGGccacctctgtccctttcccGGATG ATTCGGAAGATGAAGCTGCCTGGCCGGGAAAACAAAACAGCTGTGGTTGTAGGGACAATAACCGACGACGTGCGTGTCCAGGAGGTGCCCAAACTGAAG GTGTGCGCGCTGCGTGTGAGCAGCCGTGCCCGGAGCCGCATCCTCAAAGCTGGAGGCAAGATCCTCACCTTCGACCAGTTGGCCCTAGACTCCCCCAAGGGTTGTGGCACCGTCTTGCTCTCTG GCCCCCGCAAGGGCCGAGAGGTGTACAGGCATTTCGGCAAGGCCCCGGGAACCCCTCACAGCCACACCAA GCCCTACGTGAGATCCAAGGGCCGGAAGTTCGAGCGTGCCAGAGGCCGCAGGGCCAGCCGAGGCTACAAGAACTGA